The genomic stretch AGATATTGTAAGCTGGATTCACGAGCAATATGAGGAAAGAGGATATTATGATGAGTGGAGACACATTAACAGCCAACAACCAGTTGGATCATTTGTGGAACTCTTTATAAAAGGAAGACGTTTACTTTATGACAAAATTGAATTGTTTGAAACAGAAGATAAATATGTCGTAAATACCCACACTTGGTATGAAAAAGAACCTAGTGAGGCCTTTTTTTATTTTGAAATTGATCCCGAAGAATTTTCTGCGTACGCTTCCATTCTCGCAATCGAAAACGCAAAACGTCTCGGAATTAAAATCGATATTGTAAAAGAAACAGATGTAGAGACAGCT from Bacillus subtilis subsp. subtilis str. 168 encodes the following:
- the yxnB gene encoding hypothetical protein (Evidence 4: Unknown function but conserved in other organisms; PubMedId: 20185509); amino-acid sequence: MEKQKVLALPDDVHELSTHRSKSIVNYIITLLAFAKKQGLTHQDIVSWIHEQYEERGYYDEWRHINSQQPVGSFVELFIKGRRLLYDKIELFETEDKYVVNTHTWYEKEPSEAFFYFEIDPEEFSAYASILAIENAKRLGIKIDIVKETDVETAYIYKHQ